The Mesorhizobium sp. AR02 genomic interval CCAGCCGGTCAGCTTGCGCAGCTTGGCGCTGACCTCGTCGAAATCGGGGATGCGGTCGAGCAGGCCGAGTTTTTCGACCCCGTCGAGATAGGAATGGTGAGCAAGCTTGCGCGTCAGTTTGGTCTGGCGGTCGCATAGCGTGCGCCACACCGCCTGTTCCTCGGCGCTGTAGTCATAACCCTGGGCCACGGTGAAATCGGCACGGCAGACCGAATAGTCGCCGCGCAACCCTTGCGCCGCACAGTCGCGGGCATATTCGGCAACGCTCATCGTCGTCATGGTTTTTCTCCTCGCAAATCATCAATGGCTACGTGCCCGGAGCGTAACCGGATTTGCGGAGGCGATTTGGTTTTGATGATAGCTCGGCTGCGATATTCGAGATAACATTCACTCACAATCTGCATCAAAGGAGTGAAAATGCCTCAATTCGATGATTTCGAGATCAAGATGCTCGATGTCCTGCAGCGCGACGGCCGCAAGCCCGTCTCCGAGCTGGCGCAAGAGATCGGCCTGTCGACGACGCCATGCGCGCGACGCTTCGAGGCGCTGCAGGACGCTGGCATCATCAAGGGATTTGCCGCGGTGATCAGCCGCCGCGCCGTCGGCCTGATGGTCGAGGTGTTCATCCAGGTGCGCCTGGTCAGCCACAGCGACGGTTCGCCCGAAAGCTTCATTGCCGCGGTGCAGCGCATGGACGAGGTGTCGTCGTGCTGGACGATGACCGGCGACCACGACTTCCTGCTGCACGTCATGGTGCCATCGGTCGACGAGCTCAACGCCTTCGTCATGCACCGGCTGATGCGGCTCGACGGCGTGCGCGACGTCCACACGCAGCTGGTGCTGCAGAACATCAAGGGGCCGGGCCACGTACCGCTCGCGCATCTCCGGAAGTAACGCGGATCCCCGGCGTTGCTTGAGGAAAAGCTGCACGCAAACTGCTGAAACGGGCCAAGCGCCTGTCCACATCGCCGACCAGCATGCGCGGACCAACTGCTCAGAGGTCCGCCATGAAAATCGTCCTGATCAATCCGCCACACACCGCCATCGGCAGCCGCGTGCCGGACGATCATCTGCCACCGCTTGGCCTGCTGGCGATCGGCGGCCCGCTGATCGATGCCGGCTACGACGTGCGGCTGGTCGACGCCGAGTTCGGGCCGATGCCGCTCGATAGCGTCGTGCACGACGCCCTGGACGACTTCCCCGACTTCGTCCTGATCGGCCATTCCGGCTCGACCTCGGCGCACCCGACCGCCTTGCTGATCGCCGGGATGATCAAGGAACGCGAACCAGCGACCATCATCATCTATGGCGGCGTCTTCCCGACCTATCACTGGCGCGACATACTGGCGGCAACCGACGTCTTCGACTTCATCGTGCGCGGCGAGGGCGAAGCGACTGTGGTGGCGCTGGTCGAGGCGCTGGAAATGCACCAGTCGCCGGCGAGCGTGGCCGGCATCGCCTTTCGCGACGATCTGCGCCGTCCCGTCGCCACGCAGCCAGCAATGACCATTTCGGAGCTCGACGCCTACCGCGTTGGTTGGGAGCTGATTGACCACCGGTGCTACAGCTATTGGGGTGGCAAGCGCGCGGTGGTCATGCAGTTTTCGCGCGGCTGTCCGCATCTGTGCAATTACTGCGGCCAGCGCGGCTTCTGGACCCGCTGGCGGCATCGCGATCCCAAGAAATTCGCGCAGGAGATCGCCTGGCTGCACCGCGAGCACGGCGTCGAGCTGATCAATCTTGCCGACGAGAACCCGACGGTTTCGAAGAAGGCGTGGCGCGCCTTTCTCGATGCGCTGATCGCCCAGGATGTGCCGGTGCTGATCGTCGGCTCGACCCGGGCCGACGACATTGTGCGCGATGCCGACATCCTGCATCTCTACCGCAAGGCCGGTGTCATCCGCTGGCTGCTCGGCATGGAAAACACCGACGAACAGACGCTTCAACTGATCCGCAAGCAGCACCTCATCCGACCGCGAGGCGATAAGGCTGCTGCGAAAGCACGGCATATTGTCGATGGCGACCTGGGTGGCGGGCTTCGAGGATGAAGGCTTTCGCGACCTGTGGCGCGGCTTTCGCCAGCTGATCGCCTATGACCCGGACCAGATCCAGGCGCTTTACGTGACGCCGCATCGCTGGACGCCGTTCTTCCGCATCGCCCGCGAGCGCAAGGTGATCCAGAGAGATGCCCGGCTGTGGGACTACAAGCACCAGGTGCTGCAGATGACCCGGCTGAAACCGTGGATGCTGTTCTTCAGCGTCAAGCTGATCGAGCTCGCGGTGCAATCGCGACCGAAGGCGCTGGCACGCATCCTGTTCCACCCCGATTCCGAACAGCGCCATTCGATGCGCTGGTACACGCAAATGGGCCGCCGCGTCTGGTTCCGTGAGGTCTGGGGATTTCTGGTCCGCGATATCAGGGTGAAAGACGGCCCGACGCTTGCCGAATTCTGGGGTGCGCCGCAGGACGCCGAGGAGGAATCAATGGTCTTCGCGCGCCCGGCGCGCAAATCGGCCGCGCCTGCCGTCGAACAGTCGCGCAGCGTCTGAGCAACGCGGCTTCTGCGCATCGTCGCTTCGAGCCTGACCTTTCGCACTGGTCGCCGACGGTCAGCGCGCTAAATTTTTGCAATGGACCGCTGGTTACCGGCAGGAGGACGCGATGAACCTTGTCACACATAAGAAGATGAAGGGTGACCGACTGATGCCTTGGGGGAAAGGTACTGTCGTCACCGGCGCCAAGGGATATGTCTTTCTTGCCGGCAATACGGGCACTGCCGAAAACTACGATCCGTCGAGTGGCAAGGGTGGTGCCGTCGGTGACGCAGCGACGCAATGGCGCTCCATCCTGACGAACATCAAATCAGATCTGGAGGAGCTTGGCAGTTCGCTCGAAAATCTCGTCAAGATCACCCAATACGTCAAGGGACCGTTTCCGGACGGTGGGGCCCTCAGCTCCCCAAATTTTCGGCTGGACGTCATGGACGAATTCTTTGCCGAGCACTGTCCAAAGCATTGCAGCTACAACAATCCGCCGCCATCGGAGGTGATCGGAGTTGCCGCACTTGCCCACCCCGACCTCGTCGTCGAAATCGTGGCCGTTGCGGCCCTGCCGGATTAGTGGATGCTCAACGGCAGGCAGCGTCCGGTGCTGTAGCCGCAGACTATCACGGCACGATCAGCGTGCCGGCACCGTGTTCGGTGAAGAGTTCGAGCAGCACCGCATGCGGCGTCTTGCCGTTGAGGATGACGACGCCTTCGACGCCGCGCTCGATCGCCTCGATGCAGGTCTCGACCTTGGGGATCATGCCGCCAGAGACCGTGCCATCCTTGATCAGCGCCCTGGCCTCGGCCACGGTCAATTCATCGATCAGCTTCTTGTTCTTGTCGAGCACGCCGGGCACGTCGGTCAGGAACAAAAGGCGCGAGGCCTTGCAGGCGCCGGCGATGGCACCGGCGAAGGTGTCTGCGTTGATATTGTAGGTGTGGCCGTCGCGGCCGGGCGCCACCGGCGCCAGCACCGGGATCATCTCGGAGCGCGCCAGAAGGTCGAGCAGCGTGCGGTCGACCTCGACCGGCTCGCCGACGAAGCCGAGATCGAGCACCCGCTCGATGTTGGAGTCGGGGTCGATCATGGTCTTGCGGGCCTTTTCGGCGAACACCATGTTGCCGTCCTTGCCGCACAGGCCGATCGCCCATTCGCCTTCGGCGTTGATCAGCGCCACGATCTCCTTGTTGATCGAGCCGGCCAGCACCATTTCGACGATCTCGACCGTCTTCTGGTCGGTGACGCGCAGGCCGCCCTCGAATTTGGATTCGATGCCCATCTTGGCCAGCATGGCACCGATCTGCGGCCCGCCGCCATGCACGACGATCGGGTTGACGCCGGATTGCTTAAGCAGCGCGATGTCGCGGGCGAAGGCCTTGCCGAGCTCGATATCACCCATGGCGTGGCCACCATATTTCACCACGACCGTCTTGTGTTCGTAGCGCTGCATGTAAGGCAGCGCCCGCGACAGCAGGGCGGCCTGCATTTCGGCGGTGGCGGTTATCTCCGTCATCGGCATGGTTCCCGGCTTTTGATTTGTGCATGTCGTTGTCCCAAAATCGCTGGGCACTTTTGGGCGACATGCACTTGGAAAGGACGGCGGCGTCTTAGCGGGAATTGGCGCAGGGGGCAAATGGCATTGCTGTCATATTCGAGCTGCTCACGGCCTCGTCATCGCGAAGGAACCATCAATGGCGCCCTGCGGCCGAGCCAACCCGAAAGCTTCTCCATCTGCGCGGCGAAGGACAAAAGCGTCTCCTCGTCGCCCGGGCGGCCGGCGGCCTGGATGCCGAGCGGCAAGCCGGCGTCGGTGACATGGACGGGCAGCGCGATCGACGGCTGGCCGCTGACATTGTGGATCGCCGGCCAATGGGTGAAGAAAAGGCTCTTGTCCATCAACTGGCCGAACAGCGGCTTCAGCTTCAACAGGGGCGTGAGGTGAAGCTTGTCGAGCAGGTCTTCGATCAGCTCATCGGCGCCTTTGGGATCCATGGCACCGCAGGCGAGCGGCGGATGGGCGATGATCGGCATCAGCACGGCATCGTACTGCGCGGTTTCCTCGATCATCCGCCGCGAGGCGGCATGCAGCCGCTGCAGGCCGGCATAGATCTCGCCGGCCGACACCATTTCGCCCAACCGGCCGAGCACCCGCGTGGCGCGCTCGATGTCGCCGGTAACGGAACGGCCGACGCGCAGCGCTTCCGCCCGCAGCGTGCCGGCAACGGCTGATGCAACCGTCCTGCAGAAGTCGGCAAAGAAATCGCGGCCGATGAAGGGCAGGTCGATGTCCTCGACGATGTGGCCGCCCTCTCTCGCAAGCGCCACCGCCGTGTCCAGCGCTTTCATTGTCTCGACCGAGATCGGCAGGCCAAGCGGCGACTTGCGGTACACGGCCAGCCGGAGCTTGCCGGGATCGCGCGCGGCAGCGGCGGCGAATGTGGCCTTCGGCGGATGTGCCGCATAGGGCGACAAGGCGTCGGGACCGTGGGTAAGGTCGAGCAGCAGCGCGCAATCGCGCACCGAGCGGGTGACGGCATGGTCGACCACCATGCCGTACCAGCTTTCGCTGACCAGCGGCGTCAGCGGGATGCGGCCGCGCGAGGTCTTGAGGCCGACCAACCCGGTGCAGGCGGAAGGCACGCGGATCGAGCCGCCACCATCGGAGGCATGCGCCACCGGCACCACGCCGGCGGCGACCAGGGCCGCCGAACCACCCGACGAGCCGCCGCTGGTGTGGCCGGTGTTCCAGGGATTGCGGGTGATGCCGAAGGCTTTGGATTCGGTCATCAGCCGCAGCCCGTGTTCCGGCGATGTCGAGGTAACGATCGGGATCAGCCCGGCGGCGAGGTAGCGCTCGGTCATCACCGAATTGACGTCGGGCACCGAGGCGGGAATGCGGCTGCCGCCATGCGACGGGACGCCCTTGATGGCGATGCCGAGGTCCTTGATGGCAAAGGGCACGCCGGCTAGCGGCAGCGAGCGGTCGATGGTTTTCGCCCGCGCCCGTGCGGCGTCATAGAGCGGCTCGGCCGTGGCATTGATTTCAGGCCGCGTGGCCTCGGCGCGCGCGATCGCCGCTTCGGTCAGCTCGATCGCCGACAGCTCGCCCTTGCGCACAAGACCGGCGAGGCCGGTCGCGTCTTCTTCCCACAGGATCCGTTCGACCGACATGTGCGCTCCCCCACTCCCGCCAAGCTAGCCAGCGGCGATTCCCTTGGCAATCGAAGCCTGTGCCCGGACCCCGGAACTTTAGGTGCATGGAATATTTCCGGCGTTGCAAATACAACGCAATTGCCTAATTTGGCAGGCATGACGCCGCAGGACATCACCAAGCTGATCGTCCGGACTTCGATGAAGGATCGGGCTGCGTTCGATCTGCTCTACCGGCAGACCAGCGCGAAACTTTTCGGCGTCTGCCTTCGTGTATTGAACGACCGGGGAGATGCTGAAGAAGCGCTGCAGGAAGTCTTCGTCAAGATATGGACGAAGGCGGATCGTTTTGCTGTCTCCGATCTGAGCCCGATCTCCTGGCTGGTGGCAATCGCCCGCAACCACGCGATCGATCGCGTCAGGGCGCGGCGCAAGCCTGCCGCCGATATCGATGCCGCGCTCGACGTGGCCGATCCGGCACCGGGACCTGAAGCGATGGTGGTGGCGGGCGACGAATCCGAGCGCATCCATCATTGTCTCGAAGAGCTGGAGAAGGACCGGGCGGCGGCCGTCCGAGGCGCTTATCTCAAGGGCGAAAGTTATGCCGAACTGGCGGAGCGCTACGGCGTGCCGCTGAACACGATGCGTACCTGGCTGCGCCGCAGCCTGATGAAACTCAGAGAATGTCTGGAAAGATGACACTGGCAGAGGACAATGGACCGGAACGTGGAGGCGACGACCTGCTCGCCGCCGAATACGTTCTCGGCGTTCTGCCGGTGGAAGAGCGGCAGATCGCGACCAGGCGCATCGACACCGAGACGGATTTCGCGCGGCTCGTCGATGGCTGGGAGGTCCACCTCTCGCCGCTGGCCGCCGCCTATGCGGAGGTCGAGCCGCCGCCGTCGGTGAAGGTGGCTGTCGATCGCCGGCTGTTTGCATCGACCGCGGCCACATCAGCCGAGGCACGCGCCGGCCTGTGGTCCAGCCTCGCCTTCTGGCGCGGCCTTGCCGTAGCGGCAGTCGCGGCGCTGGCTCTCTATGTCGCCGTGCCCTACGTCAATCGGCCCGCAGAACAGCCGCAGGCGCGGCTTGTCGCCTCGCTGGCCGCCGACGGCAGCGACGTAAAATATCTCGCCGTCTATGATTCCGAGCGGCATGAGGTCAGCCTTTCGCATGTTTCCGGCACGCTGGCTTCCGGCAAGGACTTCGAACTTTGGATGATCCAGGGCAAGAACGCCCCGGTCTCGATGGGCGTCATCCCGGCCGGTGCGACCGCGCATATCGGGGTATCGCCCGCCACCCAGCAGAAGCTCGCCCAGGGCGCGGTGCTGGCCGTCAGTCTGGAGCCTGCCGGCGGTTCGCCGACGGGGCAGCCCACCGGACCGGTGGTTGCCGCAGGCGACCTGAAGGGCATCTGAGCCGCTTCTTCTTGCCGCGGACGTCGCCAGGATAATTTCAATCTATCTTATGCCACGCATGTCTAAATAAGCATGTGAGCCGGC includes:
- a CDS encoding amidase translates to MSVERILWEEDATGLAGLVRKGELSAIELTEAAIARAEATRPEINATAEPLYDAARARAKTIDRSLPLAGVPFAIKDLGIAIKGVPSHGGSRIPASVPDVNSVMTERYLAAGLIPIVTSTSPEHGLRLMTESKAFGITRNPWNTGHTSGGSSGGSAALVAAGVVPVAHASDGGGSIRVPSACTGLVGLKTSRGRIPLTPLVSESWYGMVVDHAVTRSVRDCALLLDLTHGPDALSPYAAHPPKATFAAAAARDPGKLRLAVYRKSPLGLPISVETMKALDTAVALAREGGHIVEDIDLPFIGRDFFADFCRTVASAVAGTLRAEALRVGRSVTGDIERATRVLGRLGEMVSAGEIYAGLQRLHAASRRMIEETAQYDAVLMPIIAHPPLACGAMDPKGADELIEDLLDKLHLTPLLKLKPLFGQLMDKSLFFTHWPAIHNVSGQPSIALPVHVTDAGLPLGIQAAGRPGDEETLLSFAAQMEKLSGWLGRRAPLMVPSR
- the argB gene encoding acetylglutamate kinase produces the protein MTEITATAEMQAALLSRALPYMQRYEHKTVVVKYGGHAMGDIELGKAFARDIALLKQSGVNPIVVHGGGPQIGAMLAKMGIESKFEGGLRVTDQKTVEIVEMVLAGSINKEIVALINAEGEWAIGLCGKDGNMVFAEKARKTMIDPDSNIERVLDLGFVGEPVEVDRTLLDLLARSEMIPVLAPVAPGRDGHTYNINADTFAGAIAGACKASRLLFLTDVPGVLDKNKKLIDELTVAEARALIKDGTVSGGMIPKVETCIEAIERGVEGVVILNGKTPHAVLLELFTEHGAGTLIVP
- a CDS encoding sigma-70 family RNA polymerase sigma factor; the protein is MTPQDITKLIVRTSMKDRAAFDLLYRQTSAKLFGVCLRVLNDRGDAEEALQEVFVKIWTKADRFAVSDLSPISWLVAIARNHAIDRVRARRKPAADIDAALDVADPAPGPEAMVVAGDESERIHHCLEELEKDRAAAVRGAYLKGESYAELAERYGVPLNTMRTWLRRSLMKLRECLER
- a CDS encoding anti-sigma factor domain-containing protein, whose protein sequence is MTLAEDNGPERGGDDLLAAEYVLGVLPVEERQIATRRIDTETDFARLVDGWEVHLSPLAAAYAEVEPPPSVKVAVDRRLFASTAATSAEARAGLWSSLAFWRGLAVAAVAALALYVAVPYVNRPAEQPQARLVASLAADGSDVKYLAVYDSERHEVSLSHVSGTLASGKDFELWMIQGKNAPVSMGVIPAGATAHIGVSPATQQKLAQGAVLAVSLEPAGGSPTGQPTGPVVAAGDLKGI
- a CDS encoding Lrp/AsnC family transcriptional regulator → MPQFDDFEIKMLDVLQRDGRKPVSELAQEIGLSTTPCARRFEALQDAGIIKGFAAVISRRAVGLMVEVFIQVRLVSHSDGSPESFIAAVQRMDEVSSCWTMTGDHDFLLHVMVPSVDELNAFVMHRLMRLDGVRDVHTQLVLQNIKGPGHVPLAHLRK
- a CDS encoding RidA family protein — translated: MNLVTHKKMKGDRLMPWGKGTVVTGAKGYVFLAGNTGTAENYDPSSGKGGAVGDAATQWRSILTNIKSDLEELGSSLENLVKITQYVKGPFPDGGALSSPNFRLDVMDEFFAEHCPKHCSYNNPPPSEVIGVAALAHPDLVVEIVAVAALPD